The proteins below come from a single Cololabis saira isolate AMF1-May2022 chromosome 2, fColSai1.1, whole genome shotgun sequence genomic window:
- the ddias gene encoding DNA damage-induced apoptosis suppressor protein, with amino-acid sequence MSARRALVGCSVLALQDSCVFYPCCRDCCSRIDADLQDHNRFRCSRCGYRCVRDQVGYRYRISLKVTRDSAIFGVTVFGNSLNQFFGIPAKGLQRLVDSDQPTEQTLRSKLLVKAVEDCFIGRHFIFGIKLSGSGSGPLFQLPVSKGGRTEQFVASQMILPTARGLTGCTVVSYYQTLLQKASEDEAGSADPSKSSRLPGTTLQHIPGHSPTCSFSTSAPCGWSPLSQPLLRSAEHQDCSLSATPPWQQSLGLVTSSAETEGGGRTQDREHESSRHTDISATPPPAQRGCTDNHKVIEEGTSLLSFEPSFYTSPSFDRCPNSTEKLIGNGLGVNTWFGPAEPDRRRYSHKPKEISSEEHTRTLLSSSLAWDDLPFSESLSEFLCEEKTDFDSVGQTKPNLTKQSQKRTSGTLLEVKNLAAESPSACQTNSSHSATSLGVTNAPAPVGDGCIDLFNQVRDSRFKSTRRSEAKNIYSCEFSQEDDKVYLSFENKEEHLEEDMYDCSADLFTSSPTNNNTEMFNTPTETQKTKTKACSPFSKADRQHLRNEHADATYFTPHKPNLKRKLYNYRRSLITQEAPDLDFVPPSQSTPIVKVGVATQSPASSRRYFTGESMKENLAWSVKPNRCGNRPTPDRRLRKTHLQVEHHLRLQRRTLDLASTRTTLYKCDSGVSDATVEQEDNEAVVAPTPLSYQTDITNRDLGSSWRACQGDGLYRKGPLLDQTLASRRSLAWTGNTGSEGFTEGSLGRSNDSHLADENQTSDWSRDLFSDSI; translated from the exons ATGTCAGCCAGACGGGCTCTGGTGGGCTGTTCGGTGCTGGCCCTGCAGGACAGCTGCGTGTTCTACCCCTGCTGCAGGGACTGCTGCTCCAGGATCGATGCGGATCTACAGGACCACAACAG ATTCCGGTGCTCCAGGTGTGGATACCGGTGTGTGAGGGACCAGGTGGGTTACAGGTACCGCATCTCCCTCAAGGTGACCCGGGACTCAGCCATATTTGGTGTAACAGTATTTGGAAACAGCTTGAACCAGTTCTTTGGCATTCCTGCAAAGGGTTTACAGAG GTTAGTGGATTCAGACCAACCCACTGAGCAAACGCTAAGATCTAAATTATTAGTGAAGGCTGTCGAGGACTGTTTCATCGGCAGGCATTTCATCTTTGGTATAAAG TTAAGTGGATCGGGAAGTGGGCCCTTGTTTCAGTTGCCTGTTTCAAAAGGCGGACGGACCGAGCAGTTTGTTGCCAGTCAAATGATTCTCCCGACAGCCAGGGGCCTGACGGGCTGCACAGTGGTGAGTTATTATCagactcttcttcagaaggctTCAGAAGACGAAGCAGGCTCTGCTGATCCCAGCAAAAGCTCCAGACTTCCTGGGACAACCCTGCAACACATTCCTGGCCATTCCCCAACCTGCAGCTTCAGCACTTCCGCCCCGTGTGGCTGGAGTCCACTTTCCCAACCACTGCTCAG ATCAGCAGAACACCAGGACTGCAGCCTCTCTGCCACCCCTCCCTGGCAACAATCCCTGGGACTAGTGACTTCATCAGCAGAGACGGAGGGGGGAGGCAGAACTCAGGACAGAGAACACGAGAGCAGCAGACACACCGACATCAGCGCAACACCCCCACCTGCTCAGAGAGGCTGCACGGATAACCACAAAGTAATAGAAGAGGGAACTTCCCTTCTCTCTTTTGAGCCCAGTTTTTACACCAGTCCATCATTTGATCGATGTCCAAACTCTACTGAAAAGCTTATTGGAAACGGTCTCGGTGTGAACACTTGGTTTGGTCCCGCTGAACCTGATCGCAGAAGATACAGCCACAAACCCAAAGAGATTTCCTCTGAGGAGCACACAAGGACATTGTTGTCCAGCTCATTGGCTTGGGATGATTTGCCTTTCTCTGAGAGTCTTTCTGAATTTTTatgtgaagaaaaaacagattttGATTCTGTTggccaaaccaaaccaaatctAACTAAACAGTCTCAAAAACGAACATCAGGAACTTTGTTGGAAGTCAAAAACCTTGCGGCTGAATCACCTTCTGCTTGTCAGACAAATTCAAGCCATTCAGCGACGTCACTGGGTGTTACTAATGCACCTGCACCGGTCGGAGATGGTTGCATTGATTTATTTAATCAAGTACGCGACAGTCGTTTTAAATCCACGAGGAGGAGTGAAGCCAAAAATATTTATTCCTGTGAGTTCAGTCAAGAGGATGACAAAGTTTATCTGTCCTTTGAAAACAAAGAAGAGCATCTTGAAGAGGACATGTATGACTGCTCTGCTGACTTATTCACCAGCTCCCCCACGAATAACAACACAGAAATGTTCAACACACCCACAGAAACacaaaagacaaagacaaaagCTTGCTCACCTTTTTCTAAAGCCGACAGGCAGCATCTAAGGAATGAACATGCAGATGCCACATATTTCACGCCTCACAAACCCAATCTAAAGAGAAAACTATACAATTACAGAAGGAGTTTAATTACACAAGAAGCACCAGATTTAGACTTTGTCCCTCCTTCTCAGTCCACACCAATTGTGAAAGTCGGCGTTGCGACACAGTCACCTGCGTCCTCGCGCAGATACTTTACAGGTGAGTCTATGAAAGAAAACTTAGCATGGAGTGTGAAACCCAACAGATGTGGAAACAGACCTACTCCTGACAGGAGGCTTAGGAAAACCCATCTTCAGGTTGAGCATCATCTCAGGCTGCAGAGAAGAACCCTGGATCTGGCGTCGACAAGAACAACGCTCTATAAATGTGACTCGGGAGTTAGTGATGCAACGGTTGAGCAGGAGGACAACGAAGCGGTTGTCGCCCCTACTCCTCTGTCATATCAGACTGATATCACCAACAGGGATTTGGGTTCCTCGTGGAGAGCGTGTCAGGGAGATGGACTTTATCGTAAAGGACCTCTCTTGGATCAGACTCTCGCATCACGCAGAAGTCTGGCATGGACAGGAAATACTGGCAGTGAGGGGTTTACTGAGGGGAGCCTTGGTAGATCTAATGATTCCCACCTCGCTGACGAGAACCAGACGTCTGACTGGTCTAGAGATCTTTTCTCTGACTCAATCTGA
- the LOC133421359 gene encoding uncharacterized protein LOC133421359 translates to MEVAPCTLEVGHHSASLLKHLSLQRQQAQFCDCVLRQSDSSGHLFPAHRCLLAASSPVLASILPSTGALVELRDPCLTDSVLALLLDFIYSGTLAWIHNQQEYDRLLTAACHLQMEELQEALKAAWPQTEVDTAVDSSTSSSTEIQASKDSNDPYGIPLNPFSNLLSSHITDAFGRHEDTSMQHSFSAGTFHAAQIHSPNIDSSVKDEKTSISRNDPHSCSVTERDLRDVKTYCILKGTDGLNVMDYRQGTYLTQEGSMINTPGTAEMLDISGGNKHVDEDHFSPAGCVQAEVFQRKTEEGLPRMCDDGTSSSLLSSSLPQPCSGAVPVICHSSRATGLPLAEEPEVPALFGSGRTSVSRSASTDNDRTVGDISTKHKDQHSAQDQLPRHNKKRTHSEFEQDCNSSPTDQYMITNTKQKYKDNIVQNDQHAHCDLSQRNTKHLGEDLFPQYEDWDKGSKHKNEDGADDLPSKHQRLDCFECLNVSLATATKEPSQNRRAGVPLLKMDSDTGSDSHCEDLCLDMEAKEEHNYFSRRLTEMDKLGSRCNLYGPESSWFSTTYRGEKSRKEAVYEYDPNSRFKATKYKVDTMELCRPVCTASESGSVKVTGSFSAFECCKSLEPEKIEEQCLTLTTSVDNKMYDTATSPVGQSHQGHLHYPCIQGDRHLSHRGSDHKPPHSGHTHHSHESSDGDEAGTSAISGPKPSQGPFATESTHQVLLLDTHTQPAEVPAHCKHGSAVEENETGNRITAEMSTRDHDREQNSKGSALRTEMKKIRKRTCVGSESSDETNARTSAEERQPVGKDHNTPEAQVRLKAGGTEVSSPNEDENKTITWPECSSVTAAAPDAVQAPSTISVCISSTLSVCMPTDMSADVSCHQPFQCSLCDRSFSQRGSLNRHVRSHLGVRPFPCPCCPMTFSRQYRVTEHMRVHQRCAFGNDFQKHTDSSMKGNK, encoded by the exons ATGGAG GTGGCTCCCTGTACCCTGGAAGTTGGCCACCACTCAGCATCACTGCTGAAACATCTGAGCCTTCAGCGACAACAGGCTCAGTTCTGTGACTGTGTGCTCAGACAGAGCGACAGCTCAGGTCACCTGTTCCCTGCACACAG GTGTCTGCTGGCTGCCTCTAGTCCGGTTTTGGCATCTATCCTGCCCTCTACTGGTGCTCTGGTGGAACTGCGGGATCCATGTCTGACTGACTCTGTACTCGCACTGCTTCTGGACTTCATTTACTCTGGAACTTTGGCATGGATTCACAACCAGCAGGAGTACGACAGACTGCTCACTGCTGCCTGCCACCTACAGATGGAAGAACTGCAAGAGGCTCTGAAGGCAGCATGGCCACAGACGGAAGTGGACACTGCAGTTGATTCAAGCACCTCCAGTAGCACCGAAATTCAAGCATCTAAAGACAGCAATGACCCTTATGGGATACCTTTGAATCCCTTCAGTAATCTTCTTTCCTCCCACATTACTGATGCTTTTGGAAGACATGAAGATACAAGTATGCAGCATTCTTTCAGTGCGGGAACATTTCATGCAGCCCAGATTCATTCACCCAACATAGATTCTAGTGttaaagatgaaaaaacaaGTATAAGTAGAAATGATCCACACAGCTGTAGTGTAACCGAGCGGGATTTACGGGATGTAAAAACCTACTGTATACTGAAAGGCACTGATGGCCTGAATGTTATGGACTACAGACAAGGAACATATCTGACCCAAGAGGGTTCAATGATAAATACACCTGGCACTGCTGAGATGCTGGACATatctggagggaacaaacacgTAGATGAGGATCATTTTTCTCCAGCTGGCTGTGTACAAGCAGAGGTCTTCCAGAGGAAGACAGAGGAAGGGTTACCGAGGATGTGTGATGATGGCACCAGCTCCTCCTTACTCTCTTCCTCATTACCACAACCATGTAGTGGGGCAGTGCCTGTcatctgtcacagcagcagagcCACTGGCCTTCCTCTGGCCGAAGAGCCTGAAGTGCCTGCTTTGTTTGGCTCCGGCAGAACATCTGTCTCACGCTCGGCCAGCACAGACAACGACAGGACTGTTGGAGATATTAGCACTAAACACAAGGATCAACACAGCGCACAGGATCAGCTGCCGAGACATAATAAAAAGCGCACTCATTCTGAGTTTGAGCAAGATTGCAACAGCAGCCCCACAGATCAGTATATGATTACCAATACCAAACAGAAGTACAAGGACAATATAGTCCAGAATGATCAGCACGCTCATTGTGATTTATCACAGCGTAACACAAAACATCTTGGGGAGGATTTATTTCCACAATACGAGGACTGGGATAAaggatcaaaacacaaaaatgaggaTGGTGCTGATGATTTACCCTCCAAACATCAACGTTTGGACTGTTTTGAATGCCTCAATGTCTCCTTGGCAACTGCAACAAAAGAGCCATCACAAAACCGGAGAGCTGGAGTTCCACTTCTTAAAATGGACTCAGACACGGGAAGCGATTCTCACTGTGAAGATTTGTGTCTTGACATGGAAGCGAAAGAGGAACACAATTACTTCAGCAGACGTTTGACTGAAATGGATAAACTGGGCAGCCGCTGCAATCTCTATGGACCTGAGAGTAGTTGGTTTTCAACAACGTACAGAGGTGAGAAAAGCAGGAAGGAAGCTGTGTACGAATATGATCCTAACAGCAGATTTAAGGCTACGAAGTACAAAGTGGACACTATGGAATTGTGTCGGCCAGTTTGCACCGCATCAGAATCAGGTTCGGTTAAGGTCACTGGCAGTTTCTCTGCCTTTGAATGTTGCAAAAGTCTAGAGCCTGAAAAGATCGAAGAACAGTGCTTAACCCTGACAACATCTGTTGACAACAAGATGTATGACACTGCAACTAGTCCTGTTGGGCAGTCACACCAAGGACATCTTCATTATCCCTGCATCCAAGGGGACAGGCACTTGTCCCACCGAGGCTCTGATCACAAACCCCCTCACTCTGGCCACACTCATCATTCGCATGAGTCAAGTGATGGGGATGAGGCTGGTACCTCTGCCATTTCAGGTCCAAAGCCCTCACAAGGGCCCTTTGCTACAGAGAGCACCCACCAGGTTCTCCTGctggacacacacacccaaCCTGCCGAGGTGCCTGCGCACTGCAAGCACGGATCAGCCGTAGAGGAGAACGAGACTGGGAACAGGATCACAGCAGAGATGTCGACCAGGGATCATGACAGAGAACAAAACAGTAAAGGATCAGCGCTGAggacagaaatgaaaaaaatcagaaaacGGACTTGTGTTGGGTCTGAGAGTTCTGATGAGACTAATGCTCGGACAAGTGCTGAAGAAAGACAGCCTGTAGGTAAAGACCACAACACACCAGAAGCTCAGGTTAGATTAAAAGCTGGGGGCACGGAGGTTTCCAGCCCTAACGAAGATGAGAACAAGACCATCACCTGGCCGGAGTGTTCATCTGTAACTGCAGCTGCACCGGACGCCGTACAGGCGCCATCCACCATATCTGTTTGTATATCCTCCACCCTCTCGGTCTGCATGCCAACAGATATGTCAGCTGACGTATCATGTCACCAACCTTTCCAGTGCTCTCTCTGTGATCGTTCCTTCAGCCAGCGGGGCTCCCTGAACAGACATGTGCGCAGCCACCTCGGCGTACGGCCCTTCCCATGCCCTTGTTGCCCTATGACCTTTTCCCGCCAGTACCGCGTCACAGAGCACATGCGTGTTCACCAGCGCTGTGCTTTTGGTAATGACTTTCAAAAGCACACTGACTCCTCCATGAAAGGCAACAAATAA